Proteins found in one Thermodesulfobacteriota bacterium genomic segment:
- a CDS encoding NAD-dependent deacetylase, whose product MMEKDVLETVVDWIKESRQIIVLTGPELSAESGVPDFSDPRINPNIREFRASRDVRAQYWSKIKEIYPVLVKAEPSPAHLALAELEMLGKLDCLLTQTTDGLHHRAGSTSVIELHSTMLWITCTSCGKDYTTDKILSMLERGKEIPECEVCGKDILKPPISFPGQPLPHWEVREAWIRLRNCDLLLIVGASLDVQPISSFPTLAKETGTKVVIISEREGPSDDYVDAVIYGKPSQVLPHILKKIKEGITLA is encoded by the coding sequence ATGATGGAAAAAGACGTACTGGAAACCGTGGTTGACTGGATTAAGGAATCACGACAAATCATCGTCCTTACCGGTCCGGAGCTTTCTGCAGAATCCGGGGTGCCCGATTTCTCCGACCCGAGAATTAATCCTAACATCAGAGAGTTTCGAGCCAGCAGGGACGTGAGGGCACAGTACTGGAGCAAGATAAAAGAAATTTACCCGGTGTTGGTAAAAGCCGAACCGAGCCCGGCACATTTGGCCCTGGCCGAACTGGAGATGCTGGGAAAGCTCGACTGCCTTCTAACTCAAACAACAGACGGCCTTCACCACCGTGCCGGAAGTACCTCGGTAATAGAGCTTCATAGCACAATGCTATGGATTACCTGCACGAGCTGCGGTAAGGACTACACAACTGATAAGATTTTATCCATGCTGGAGCGAGGAAAAGAAATACCCGAATGTGAGGTATGCGGCAAAGACATTTTGAAGCCCCCGATATCTTTTCCTGGACAACCGCTTCCTCATTGGGAAGTTAGAGAAGCGTGGATTAGACTTCGAAACTGTGACCTTCTACTAATCGTCGGCGCATCGCTCGATGTCCAACCCATTTCGTCATTCCCTACTCTGGCAAAAGAGACCGGGACCAAAGTGGTTATAATAAGCGAGAGAGAAGGTCCTTCCGATGATTACGTGGATGCGGTCATTTACGGAAAACCCAGCCAAGTGCTCCCCCACATTTTAAAGAAAATAAAAGAAGGAATTACTCTAGCCTGA
- a CDS encoding FAD-dependent thymidylate synthase, whose amino-acid sequence MPEEKGLTTNVIKNYVSNLDRDIYTVANLPEEVIAVIFAYVSRSPKSFRDNIETVIKEEQLGQERAAKFHEKWVLNYGHASVAEHAAVHLGVERVSRLFSSLLELSNEYLSFTEYSQRYQKPQKGDFYVPEELKDKPSLLEEYIELNNYLYGTYVQINDKLYDYLKRNVAVPKGGDEKAHLRALEKIAFEDARYALSLATYTNLGMTANARAIEDSLTKLLSNKYPEARRKAEEIKKEVTFSVPTLVKYANENKYIKGTGEELERITHSIFTPKNRDLSNQNPGVRLIDWTGSGTSDPEKSAIDKMVNAILFEYSDLGYDHIEKEAGNKDLENKLMIVKKAIERLGKHDNPINVFKLINYEAEFVISEACWHQLLRHRKVNWITQEPSVSNGITVPPNVEQAGSEELLREATQKSELFYDKLMNENLPLVASYVVTNAHNRRVIGSFDLWELYHLTNLRMSEGAQWDIKNIVGMLAKEISKHHPNLVAPALRRVIG is encoded by the coding sequence ATGCCCGAGGAAAAAGGTTTAACCACAAATGTGATTAAAAATTACGTATCCAATTTGGATAGGGATATCTATACCGTGGCCAACCTGCCCGAAGAAGTTATAGCGGTGATATTCGCATACGTCAGCAGAAGCCCTAAAAGCTTCAGGGATAACATAGAAACCGTTATAAAGGAGGAGCAGCTTGGACAGGAGAGGGCCGCCAAATTCCACGAGAAGTGGGTCCTAAACTACGGCCATGCATCCGTCGCCGAACACGCCGCCGTCCACTTAGGCGTTGAGAGGGTATCTCGTCTTTTTTCATCTCTCCTGGAGTTATCCAATGAGTATTTATCTTTCACCGAGTATTCCCAGAGATACCAGAAACCGCAGAAAGGGGATTTCTATGTTCCTGAAGAGCTTAAGGATAAACCTTCATTGCTCGAAGAGTACATAGAATTAAACAACTACTTGTACGGTACATACGTTCAGATAAACGACAAGCTCTACGATTATCTAAAGCGAAACGTTGCAGTTCCAAAAGGAGGAGACGAAAAAGCGCACCTTAGAGCTTTGGAGAAAATCGCCTTCGAAGATGCCCGGTATGCCTTAAGTCTTGCCACTTATACCAACTTGGGAATGACCGCAAACGCTAGAGCTATCGAAGACTCCCTAACCAAGCTTCTTTCGAACAAGTACCCGGAAGCTAGAAGAAAGGCAGAAGAAATTAAGAAGGAAGTAACGTTTTCCGTCCCCACCCTGGTCAAATACGCTAATGAAAATAAATATATCAAGGGAACTGGAGAAGAGCTTGAGCGTATAACCCACTCCATCTTTACCCCAAAGAATCGGGACCTGTCCAATCAAAACCCCGGGGTAAGGCTCATTGATTGGACCGGTAGTGGCACATCCGACCCGGAGAAATCGGCAATAGATAAAATGGTAAATGCAATCCTTTTTGAGTATTCAGACCTGGGATATGATCATATCGAGAAGGAAGCCGGGAACAAAGATTTAGAGAATAAATTGATGATAGTCAAAAAAGCGATAGAGAGGCTTGGCAAACATGATAATCCGATAAATGTTTTTAAGCTGATAAACTACGAGGCTGAGTTTGTCATAAGCGAGGCTTGCTGGCACCAACTTCTGAGGCATCGGAAGGTAAATTGGATTACCCAGGAGCCGAGTGTCTCAAATGGGATTACGGTTCCGCCAAATGTAGAACAGGCAGGGTCTGAAGAATTGCTTAGAGAAGCAACGCAGAAAAGCGAGTTATTTTATGACAAACTCATGAATGAAAACCTGCCGTTGGTTGCAAGCTATGTTGTTACAAACGCCCACAACAGGCGGGTTATCGGAAGCTTCGACCTGTGGGAACTATATCACCTTACCAACCTCCGAATGTCCGAAGGCGCACAGTGGGACATCAAAAATATAGTGGGAATGCTAGCCAAAGAAATAAGCAAACACCATCCCAACCTCGTCGCCCCGGCGTTGAGGAGGGTTATTGGATAA
- a CDS encoding DUF1318 domain-containing protein: MSTENKFRGEEAMEIIARVVFTAVFLTMFTSLTSCAIVTVNIYFPAEEVREAYRSLEEELLQAPEEAPESPKTPDKPKPQGQPQSLKTYPEKPQLESRRIILLRRKFDLNIGTMAWAQGNLAQQITSEIRKMPEVMQAFRSRSKRLASINNLLAQGKVGEGNKGLLVRRGNLSPPETADFSAENADRQIIIKGMAKAIVKINNLDPTPENVNRVLPQAAEQYAEVRREEAQSGWEIQLPDGRWTKK; this comes from the coding sequence TTGAGTACGGAAAATAAGTTTAGAGGTGAAGAAGCGATGGAGATAATAGCAAGAGTAGTTTTTACAGCGGTTTTTCTGACGATGTTTACTTCTTTAACGTCATGTGCGATCGTCACGGTCAATATTTACTTTCCGGCGGAAGAGGTGAGGGAGGCGTATAGAAGTCTCGAAGAAGAGCTGCTGCAAGCCCCTGAAGAAGCTCCGGAGTCTCCAAAAACCCCGGACAAACCTAAACCGCAGGGACAGCCTCAAAGTCTCAAAACCTATCCGGAGAAGCCCCAGTTAGAATCGAGAAGAATTATATTACTTCGGAGGAAGTTTGACCTGAATATAGGCACTATGGCCTGGGCGCAGGGAAACCTGGCTCAGCAGATTACCAGCGAAATTCGCAAGATGCCCGAGGTAATGCAGGCTTTTCGGAGCAGAAGTAAGCGGCTTGCCAGTATAAACAATTTGCTGGCACAGGGGAAAGTGGGGGAGGGGAATAAAGGGCTCCTGGTTCGTAGAGGAAATTTATCACCACCAGAAACCGCAGATTTCAGCGCGGAGAATGCCGATAGACAAATCATCATCAAGGGAATGGCTAAGGCAATAGTGAAGATAAATAATCTTGACCCGACTCCTGAGAATGTAAACCGCGTCCTTCCTCAAGCGGCCGAGCAGTATGCCGAGGTAAGAAGGGAAGAGGCCCAATCCGGATGGGAAATTCAATTGCCCGATGGAAGGTGGACCAAGAAGTAG
- a CDS encoding AmiS/UreI family transporter, with translation MVPVEGLLGYVLLLVGFVFFGNGVTLLGKTGAKEIGVLNLGVGVLITIAAWKLHTLGLTAATALVCVFALIYYMVAGIFMQGYDAKGLGWYCLFAFIVFLWYAYHFFGLGAAGLWFAIFCLAWALLVLLAFLALSLGKGIATTVGWLFIIESILTLLIPGMLLLTEKWNPFGGVPG, from the coding sequence ATGGTTCCAGTAGAAGGTTTGCTTGGTTATGTTTTGCTATTAGTCGGTTTTGTGTTTTTTGGTAATGGTGTAACCCTTCTCGGAAAGACCGGGGCGAAGGAGATAGGTGTGCTAAACCTGGGTGTAGGCGTACTTATCACGATAGCGGCATGGAAACTACATACGCTTGGGTTGACTGCTGCTACAGCTTTGGTGTGTGTCTTTGCGCTCATTTACTACATGGTAGCTGGTATTTTTATGCAGGGATATGACGCCAAGGGCCTCGGCTGGTATTGCTTATTTGCGTTTATCGTGTTCCTCTGGTACGCCTACCATTTCTTCGGATTAGGAGCAGCCGGTCTGTGGTTCGCTATTTTCTGCCTGGCATGGGCGCTCCTCGTGCTTCTGGCCTTCCTGGCCCTTTCCCTGGGAAAGGGAATAGCTACTACCGTGGGATGGCTCTTTATTATAGAGTCTATTCTAACGCTGTTGATTCCCGGAATGCTACTTCTGACCGAGAAATGGAATCCGTTTGGCGGGGTTCCTGGATAA
- a CDS encoding phosphomannomutase/phosphoglucomutase — protein MTRINPQIFREYDIRGIVDKDLSEEVIETIGKAYGTYMRKLGKKKVSLGRDCRSSSPAYAKAISRGINSAGLDVIDIGMVSTPILYFSLFNLDVDGGVMITASHNPGEYNGIKLCVEKDSLFGDGIQNIRKIAESGDFALGKGTVETRDVIESYLKFLRENVQIKPGIKVGIDYGNGMVGIAGPQILKAFRCDATELYATPDGAFPNHHPDPTVVENLEDLINTVREKKLQLGIGFDGDGDRVGVVDEGGNIIWGDMLVVILSRDILSRTPGAKVIGDVKCSGRLFKDIERNGGYPIMWKTGHSLIKNKMKVEKAALAGEMSGHIFFADKYFGYDDALYAGLRLLEIISNTGKKVSELLEGIPPAISTPEIRVECPEEIKFRVVEEVKEKLKKNYEVIDIDGVRIEFPDGWGLIRASNTQPALVLRFEAETKERLEEIRSLIEGKLEEAKKKLN, from the coding sequence ATGACCAGAATCAACCCGCAGATATTCAGGGAATACGATATAAGGGGAATTGTGGATAAAGACCTTAGCGAAGAGGTCATCGAGACAATCGGAAAAGCCTACGGCACCTATATGAGAAAATTGGGGAAAAAGAAGGTATCTCTGGGGCGAGATTGCCGGTCTAGCTCCCCGGCCTACGCTAAGGCAATAAGTCGTGGAATTAATTCGGCCGGGCTTGATGTAATCGACATCGGTATGGTTTCTACCCCGATACTTTATTTTTCTCTATTTAATCTCGACGTGGACGGCGGCGTAATGATCACCGCCAGCCACAATCCCGGAGAATACAACGGAATTAAACTCTGCGTGGAAAAGGATTCCCTCTTTGGTGATGGAATCCAGAACATAAGGAAGATCGCCGAGAGCGGAGACTTCGCACTAGGAAAAGGCACGGTCGAGACGAGGGATGTGATAGAAAGCTACTTAAAATTTCTCAGAGAAAACGTGCAAATAAAGCCGGGGATCAAGGTGGGGATTGATTACGGAAACGGAATGGTGGGAATAGCCGGCCCTCAGATTTTAAAAGCATTTCGTTGTGACGCCACCGAGCTTTACGCTACCCCTGATGGGGCATTTCCCAACCATCATCCGGACCCGACCGTAGTGGAAAACCTTGAAGACTTAATAAATACGGTTAGAGAGAAAAAACTCCAACTGGGCATCGGTTTTGACGGAGACGGAGACAGGGTCGGCGTCGTCGACGAAGGAGGAAACATAATCTGGGGCGATATGTTGGTGGTTATTCTATCCAGGGACATTCTTTCCAGGACTCCCGGAGCCAAAGTAATCGGCGACGTTAAGTGCTCGGGCCGGCTGTTCAAAGACATCGAGAGAAATGGCGGATACCCAATCATGTGGAAGACCGGACATTCCTTAATCAAGAACAAGATGAAGGTGGAAAAGGCCGCCCTTGCCGGTGAGATGAGCGGGCACATATTTTTTGCCGATAAGTATTTCGGGTATGACGATGCACTATATGCCGGGCTCAGGCTTCTTGAAATAATTTCTAACACGGGTAAAAAGGTGTCTGAATTACTGGAAGGGATTCCGCCGGCTATATCCACGCCGGAAATTCGGGTTGAATGCCCTGAGGAGATAAAATTCAGGGTAGTGGAAGAGGTGAAAGAAAAGCTAAAGAAAAATTACGAAGTCATTGACATAGATGGTGTTCGAATCGAATTCCCCGACGGTTGGGGACTGATAAGGGCATCCAACACCCAGCCTGCCCTGGTCCTTCGGTTTGAAGCGGAGACGAAAGAAAGGCTCGAAGAAATTCGCTCGCTCATCGAAGGAAAATTGGAAGAGGCGAAGAAGAAATTGAATTAA